GGTCCAGCTTCATCCGCACCTTGATGACTCCCATTCCGCCCATCCGCCTGATGGAGCTGATCGAGGCAGGCTACCGAGCGGATATCTTGCTACCGGTCGTGCTGCAGACCGTGAATGGGCTATCGAACGGCAGGGCCGGACGCGGAAGGCCACCGGACCTGGACTTCGCGCGGCTGGTGAGGGCCATGTGGCGGATCCAGGAGTCTGAGGTGATAGGATTCCGCGCCGAGGCGGACAAGGAAACGAAGCGCGAAGGGATCGTCATGACCTTCCCCAGGAAGGACGTGCCGCCGGACATTAAAGCCGATCGGGACGCGATCAGGAAGCTCCTGGGGCTGAACCCGGAGAAGTCCGAGTTCCGGGTAGTCTCCGGGCAGTGGGCAGGCCAGGACGATGTGATTGCCATGCAGACCCGCTCGGGGATGCAGATACTCCTCGAGTTGTCGGCCTTCATCGATGTCCCCGCGGAGCATATGCGAGACGGCCTCGCCCTTCCGGTTCCTCCGCGGCCCGCGGACAGCCAGGAGGCCCTGCCGCCCAGCATACGCATATTGAGTGGCGCGTCCCGGCCGGGCACGTCTTTCGCTGCGGTCCGTTACGGCGACCTGTGGTACTGGATCGACAACCACGATCTCAAGTCCAAAGGTCTCTTCACGTTCCTCCTGATCCTCATGACCCTGGCGGATACCGGGGAAAAGGCCCAGGCGCCCGTGCTGACCATTCCGGCCAATTGATAGGAGGGTGGTCGACACGAGCGCCCTCCGGGAGCGGTCGCCCCGCCCCTGAGTAGTTACAATACAACTACTACTCCTTTCAAAACCCCCTCAATCCCCCTTTCTCAAAGGGGGAACTATGGTGAAGACCCCTCTTTTCCAGTCCTTCAAGAATCTTATTTTGGACAAGCATGATGTATTACCAGCAACTACTCAGGTATTTAGACTGTAGGCTTTTAGACTGTAGGAACGCACACGGATGAGCCAGGCGTTTTCTGAATGCAACGCGAACATGATGGAGACCGAAAAGGTTCTGGGCTCCTTGATTCGGTCCATGCACAATGACTAACAGCCTTCAGCCTTCAGCCTAATCACCTTGTAGTTACTATTACCATGACAAAACGGATCGCTTCTGATGCCAAGCCCACATCCCTCCTTGATCCCTCACAGGGTGGCAGGTGCGCGCGTATGGTGGTGCTCGCGATCGGGCTCCTCGCCACAATGGTTGGGTGTCAACAGCCTTCGCCACCGGGTGGGACGCCGACGTTCGTTGGTCTCGCAAAGTGTGCGAGCTGCCACCAGAAGGAGGCTGACGCCTACCGGGGCTCGGACCATGCCCTGGCCATGCAGCCGGCGAACGACCAGACGGTGCAGGGCGACTTCGCCAACGCGCGGTTCTCGCATCGCGGGGTCACGTCCACCTTCTTCCGGCGGGACAGAAAGTTCTTCGTCCGGACCGACGGCGCCGACGGGACACTCGGCGAGTTCGAGATCGCTTACACCTTCGGCGTGAAGCCTCTCCAGCAGTACCTCGTATCATTCACCAACGGGCGACTCCAGGCCCTCGGCATCGCCTGGGATACCCGGCCGAAGGCACAGGGCGGCCAGCGCTGGTTCCACCTCTATCCGGCAGAGACCCTCAGGCCGCCGGATCTGCTCCACTGGACGGGGCGAGACCAGACCTGGAACTATCAGTGCGCGGAGTGCCACTCGACCGACCTCCGCAAGAACTACGACGTCGCCCAGAACCGCTACGCGACGACGTCGGCGGAGAGTACCGTGTCGTGCGAGGCCTGTCACGGGCCAGGCTCGGCGCATGTAACGTGGGCCGAGAGGCGCAAGCCCGGCGCGTCGCGGGCCGCCGCCGGCGCCACCGGCCTTGTGGTGCGGCTCGGTCGGGTCGAGGGGAGTTGGGTCATGAAGGACACGCAGCACGGCATTGCGGAATGGAGCGGCGCGCCGCGCTCGACCGCCGAGGTGGACGCGTGCGCGCGGTGCCACGCCAGGCGCCGGCCCATCGTGGATCCGTACCCATACGGTCGGCCCTTCCTAGATACGCATGTGCCGGCGCTACTCGATCCAGCCCTCTATCACGCTGATGGCCGGATCCTGGAAGAGGTCTTTGAGTACGGGTCGTTCATCCAGAGCCGGATGTTCCAACACGGCGTGACCTGCTCGGACTGTCATGAGCCGCACGGCCTCGGGCTCCGCGCAGATGGCAACGGCGTGTGCGCGCAGTGCCACTTGACCGCCAAGTTCGACACCCCGGATCACCACCACCATAAGGCAGGCTCGGACGCCGCGCGCTGCGTCTCGTGCCACATGCCGGCGCGCACGTACATGGTGGTGGACCCACGCCGCGACCACAGCTTCCAGGTCCCGCGGCCTGATCTCTCGGTGGCCATCGGCACGCCCAACTCCTGCTCTGGGTGCCACCTGGACCGGCCCCCCGGGTGGGTGGCAGAACGGATCGTGCGATGGTACGGCCCGGCGAGCCACGCGCGGCGGCCGCACTTCGGGCCGGCGATCGACGCCGGTCGGCGCGGGCTCCTGAGCGCCGAGAAGACGCTTGCCGCGCTCGCCACCGACCCGGACCAGCCAGGCATCGCTCGGGCGACGGCGCTCGCCATGCTCCCCGAGTACCTGAGCCCAGCATCGCTTCCCGCGGTCGAGACAGCGATAGGTGCCGTCGATCCTCTGGTGCGGTCTACGGCGCTTGCCGCGATCGAGACGCTCCCGCCGGCGGAACGGTTGCGGCTTGCCGCCCCCGGGCTCCGCGATCCTGTGCGGGCGGTGCGCCTGGCGGCGGCCCACGCGCTGGCCGGAGCCCCTAAGCAGACGCTCTCTGTCGAGCAGCAGGCCGACCTCGACCGGGCACTCACGGAGCTGGTCGCCTCCGAGATGGTCAATGCCGATCGACCCGAGGCGCATCTAAATCTGGCTAACCTCTACACGCGGCTTGGCCGCTTGGCCGACGCGGAGTCCGAGTTAAAAACCGCGATCGTCCTCGATCCGCACTTCGCCCCGGCGATGGTCAACCTGGCTGATCTCTCCCGCGCACAGGGGCGCGATGCGGATGGCGAGCGCTTCCTCGAACAGGCGCTGCAGGTTGCCCCCGACAGCGCCGAGGCGCTCCATGCCCTCGGCCTCCTGCGGGTGCGGCAGGGCCGGAGAGGTGAGGCTGTGGGCCTGCTGCGCCGGGCAGCCCAGCAGAGGCCGGAGGTCACGCGGTTCGCCTACGTCTATGCCGTAGCCCTTTACGGAAGCGGCGAGGCGGCCCGGGCGATTGCGGTGCTGGAGGAGGCACACCAGCGGCGACCGGCCAACCGGGACGTCCTGACCGCGCTGGCGACCTACCTCCGGGAGCGAGGAGATCCCAAGGCGGCGCTCCGCTATGCCGAACTTCTCGCCACTCTTGCGCCCGGCGACCGCGAGGTGCAGGGTCTGGTAGCATCGCTCCGCCGCCAGGCCGGTCTCCAGTGACGTGGAGGCCGTTCGATGCTGCTTTCTCCTCGGGCTCGCGGGGCGGGTCGGGGGTCGTCAGCGTGCGTCGTTCATCACGTTCCGCAGATCGATCATTGCTCGCTGACTGACCTTGAAAAGTCCCTCCTGGGGACGGTCGAGATCGGCCACCAGGATTCGCGTTGCGTTTCGTGGCAGTCGCGCCGGCTTGCTCACTGGATCCAACCCTCTTCCACGAATCTGGTCTTGAGCTGAGCAGCGATCTCTTTTACCGCCTGCTCGGCCCTACCCTCGATCTTGCTTTTGCCGCTCGCCTCCCCGTACACCTTCATCCCGCCACTGATGATGAGTCCCGCCGGGTTGGCGGTGGCAATGACGCCGACAACCCCCAAAGCCGCACCCGGGCCTTTGCTTCCGCCGGTATCAACTGTACCGGATCCGAGTTTGCGCAGTCCCTGAGCCGTCATCTGGAAGCCTTCCACCCCCGTTTTCAACTCAGACGCCCCGGAGCCGAAGCCGATCGCGACGCGCTTGGTGGCGCTGCCCTCTTGGATGGAGAGGAGATAGCCCCGGATCACAAGGTCGTTGATCTGTGGGTTATTGCCTGTTGAAGAAGCCCGCTCTGCCGACAGCCCCATGTCG
Above is a genomic segment from Candidatus Methylomirabilis limnetica containing:
- a CDS encoding tetratricopeptide repeat protein, whose protein sequence is MTKRIASDAKPTSLLDPSQGGRCARMVVLAIGLLATMVGCQQPSPPGGTPTFVGLAKCASCHQKEADAYRGSDHALAMQPANDQTVQGDFANARFSHRGVTSTFFRRDRKFFVRTDGADGTLGEFEIAYTFGVKPLQQYLVSFTNGRLQALGIAWDTRPKAQGGQRWFHLYPAETLRPPDLLHWTGRDQTWNYQCAECHSTDLRKNYDVAQNRYATTSAESTVSCEACHGPGSAHVTWAERRKPGASRAAAGATGLVVRLGRVEGSWVMKDTQHGIAEWSGAPRSTAEVDACARCHARRRPIVDPYPYGRPFLDTHVPALLDPALYHADGRILEEVFEYGSFIQSRMFQHGVTCSDCHEPHGLGLRADGNGVCAQCHLTAKFDTPDHHHHKAGSDAARCVSCHMPARTYMVVDPRRDHSFQVPRPDLSVAIGTPNSCSGCHLDRPPGWVAERIVRWYGPASHARRPHFGPAIDAGRRGLLSAEKTLAALATDPDQPGIARATALAMLPEYLSPASLPAVETAIGAVDPLVRSTALAAIETLPPAERLRLAAPGLRDPVRAVRLAAAHALAGAPKQTLSVEQQADLDRALTELVASEMVNADRPEAHLNLANLYTRLGRLADAESELKTAIVLDPHFAPAMVNLADLSRAQGRDADGERFLEQALQVAPDSAEALHALGLLRVRQGRRGEAVGLLRRAAQQRPEVTRFAYVYAVALYGSGEAARAIAVLEEAHQRRPANRDVLTALATYLRERGDPKAALRYAELLATLAPGDREVQGLVASLRRQAGLQ
- a CDS encoding DUF4410 domain-containing protein, with product MKSRNRIVSYLFALVVVAGCASTDVTYRQRLVYEKLPRPNHILVYDFAATPGDVPAYSPLAGQQAEPGTPQTAEQIATGRQLGADMAAKLVEGIRDMGLSAERASSTGNNPQINDLVIRGYLLSIQEGSATKRVAIGFGSGASELKTGVEGFQMTAQGLRKLGSGTVDTGGSKGPGAALGVVGVIATANPAGLIISGGMKVYGEASGKSKIEGRAEQAVKEIAAQLKTRFVEEGWIQ